In Halorhabdus rudnickae, the following proteins share a genomic window:
- a CDS encoding DUF6691 family protein, with protein MAGANGPDGGRHPLFMPVILLGGLVFGFGLAVSHMARPEVVLDFLQLTDLGLLFVMFGAAIVSGIAFAVIPQLRERAPLTGDTYGRRLKSFDRNVLIGGAIFGLGWGISGVCPGSGYASLGIGNWPILIAIGGMFMGAYLQGVWRELIS; from the coding sequence ATGGCGGGCGCAAATGGACCCGACGGTGGTCGGCATCCACTGTTCATGCCGGTGATCCTGCTCGGCGGACTCGTCTTTGGCTTTGGACTGGCCGTCAGTCACATGGCACGGCCGGAGGTCGTGCTGGACTTTCTGCAACTCACGGACCTCGGCTTGCTGTTCGTGATGTTCGGCGCGGCGATCGTCTCGGGGATCGCCTTCGCGGTGATTCCACAGCTCCGCGAGCGTGCGCCCCTGACGGGGGACACCTACGGTCGTCGACTGAAGTCCTTCGATCGGAACGTTCTGATCGGCGGGGCCATCTTCGGCCTCGGTTGGGGCATCTCCGGGGTCTGCCCGGGATCGGGGTACGCCAGTCTCGGAATCGGCAACTGGCCGATCCTGATCGCGATCGGCGGCATGTTCATGGGCGCGTATCTCCAGGGCGTCTGGCGCGAACTGATTAGCTGA
- a CDS encoding inorganic phosphate transporter: protein MDPATIGLFVVASLASLFMAWVIGAGSSGATPFAPAVGANAISTLRAALVVGILGFLGAVTQGGTVSKAVGSGLVEGVTLPPTGVIAVLLIGAGLMAIGIKTGYPIATAFTVTGAVIGVGLALGGDPAWAKYREVGALWILTPLGGGAVAFAIARTLPRPDIPEDVSVPMLAALVGAVVVNLEFAFLASVGGTMAAAGGRVIPVGRGLAMALVTAFTAVASAFVVRWDIRRDLTGGLRRFLLALGSLVAFSAGASQVGLAVGPLVPLFEGQSVVPTVAILLGGGVGMLVGSWTGAPRMITALSQEYASLGPRRSIATLVPSFLIAQLAVLLGVPVSFNEIIVSGIVGSGLAVGGADVSRRKLGVTVLAWIGSLALSLGLGYGTATLFVAG from the coding sequence ATGGATCCAGCCACGATCGGACTGTTTGTCGTCGCGAGCCTCGCAAGCCTGTTCATGGCGTGGGTCATCGGCGCCGGGTCCAGCGGCGCGACACCCTTTGCCCCCGCCGTGGGTGCCAACGCCATCTCGACGCTCCGGGCGGCGCTGGTCGTCGGTATACTTGGATTTCTCGGCGCAGTGACCCAGGGTGGAACCGTCTCGAAAGCCGTCGGGAGCGGGCTCGTCGAGGGAGTCACGCTCCCGCCGACGGGCGTCATCGCCGTCCTGTTGATCGGTGCCGGATTGATGGCGATCGGCATAAAGACGGGCTACCCGATCGCGACTGCGTTCACCGTTACCGGCGCGGTGATCGGTGTCGGGCTGGCACTGGGAGGGGATCCCGCGTGGGCGAAATACCGGGAAGTCGGTGCACTGTGGATCCTGACGCCGCTCGGCGGCGGCGCGGTCGCGTTCGCTATCGCCCGGACGCTCCCGCGGCCGGACATCCCCGAAGACGTGAGCGTCCCGATGCTCGCCGCGCTCGTTGGAGCCGTCGTCGTGAACCTGGAGTTCGCGTTTCTGGCGAGCGTGGGCGGGACGATGGCTGCCGCTGGCGGGCGCGTGATACCCGTCGGTCGCGGTCTGGCAATGGCGCTCGTCACTGCGTTCACTGCCGTCGCGAGCGCGTTCGTCGTCCGGTGGGACATTCGCCGTGATCTGACCGGTGGACTCCGGCGGTTCCTGCTCGCACTCGGCTCGCTCGTCGCGTTCTCGGCGGGCGCAAGTCAGGTCGGCCTCGCCGTCGGGCCGTTGGTTCCCCTGTTCGAGGGGCAGTCGGTCGTTCCGACGGTCGCCATCCTGTTGGGTGGGGGCGTCGGGATGCTCGTCGGGTCCTGGACCGGCGCGCCGCGAATGATCACCGCCCTCTCCCAGGAGTACGCCTCGCTGGGGCCGCGCCGGTCGATCGCGACGCTCGTCCCCTCGTTTCTGATCGCCCAACTCGCGGTGCTACTGGGCGTGCCGGTCTCGTTCAACGAGATCATCGTCAGCGGGATCGTCGGCAGTGGCCTGGCCGTCGGCGGAGCCGACGTCAGCCGCCGGAAACTGGGCGTGACCGTTCTCGCCTGGATCGGCTCACTCGCACTGTCGCTGGGACTTGGCTATGGAACAGCGACGCTGTTCGTTGCGGGATGA
- a CDS encoding PAS domain S-box protein, with translation MVETIRVLYVGSDRDADTPPEMHLEYADDRLTVESVPNADAGVDSIATGVVDCVVAEYTLPETTGVALLKAVREDYPEIPFVLFSADGSEAVASEAISAGVTEYVRRDEQDAYDRLAARIVDAVRGSDTAVPGPSSGNAETSASTDERATRLRELERTEARFEALAQQTTLGVLTIDAESVVQYANDGITELFGYPPEEMVGESLLTIIPERFHDDHRAAIARYLDSGDRQLDWEWIELPGRHRDGTEIPLGISFGETTIDGERRFTGIVRDISERKRQQRQRTETLQALQQLYEITADTDRSFEEKVTRLLEFGCERFDFEYGFLSRIEPGPDGGEGSGTQRIVYAHGTHPLLQPGETCPLSEAYCRKTIQVEDLLVVADAVEAGWESDPAYETFELGSYVGGKVRANGELYGTFCFASSEPRETPITDAEQTLVRLMSEWVSYELETGLVTTELERQNERLDEFASVLAHDLRNPLNVATGRVEILRDESENEHLETVSDALDRMDTLIDDVLTLAEGGRTVTDTTAVELSVIAAESWETVETDRATLQTEGNVTLQADRSRFRQLLENLFRNAIDHVGEDVTVTVGALENGFFVADDGPGIPSEQRGQVFESGYTTAEDGTGFGLAIVREIAQAHDWTVSVTEGDDGGARFEIMTGS, from the coding sequence ATGGTCGAGACGATCCGCGTCCTCTACGTCGGCAGCGATCGGGATGCGGACACACCGCCGGAGATGCACCTCGAATACGCGGACGACCGACTCACCGTCGAGAGCGTGCCGAACGCCGACGCCGGAGTGGATTCGATTGCTACTGGAGTCGTCGATTGTGTCGTCGCCGAGTACACGCTCCCGGAAACGACCGGCGTGGCTCTTCTCAAGGCTGTTCGCGAGGACTACCCGGAGATCCCGTTCGTGCTTTTCAGTGCTGATGGATCAGAAGCCGTTGCCAGCGAGGCGATTTCGGCCGGCGTGACCGAGTACGTCCGCCGGGACGAACAAGACGCATACGACAGACTCGCGGCGCGGATCGTCGATGCCGTTCGAGGTAGTGACACTGCTGTGCCGGGGCCGTCGTCCGGAAACGCCGAGACGTCAGCGTCCACCGACGAGCGGGCGACGCGCCTGCGGGAACTCGAACGCACCGAGGCGCGCTTCGAGGCGCTTGCCCAGCAGACGACGCTCGGCGTCCTGACCATCGACGCCGAGAGCGTCGTCCAGTACGCAAACGACGGCATCACGGAACTGTTCGGCTATCCGCCCGAGGAGATGGTCGGCGAGTCGTTACTGACGATCATACCCGAGCGATTCCACGACGATCATCGTGCCGCGATCGCTCGCTATCTCGACAGTGGGGACCGACAGCTCGACTGGGAGTGGATCGAACTCCCGGGTCGCCACCGCGACGGCACGGAAATTCCGCTGGGGATTTCCTTCGGCGAGACGACGATCGACGGCGAACGCCGGTTTACCGGGATCGTCCGTGACATCTCCGAACGCAAGCGACAGCAACGCCAGCGCACGGAGACCCTCCAGGCCCTCCAGCAGTTGTACGAGATCACGGCCGACACAGACCGCTCGTTCGAGGAGAAAGTCACCCGCCTGCTCGAGTTTGGCTGTGAGCGGTTCGACTTCGAGTACGGCTTTCTCTCTCGGATCGAGCCGGGACCGGACGGTGGCGAGGGGTCCGGCACTCAACGGATCGTCTATGCACACGGCACGCACCCGTTGCTCCAGCCGGGCGAGACGTGCCCACTCTCGGAAGCGTACTGTCGAAAGACGATTCAGGTTGAAGATCTGCTGGTGGTCGCCGACGCCGTCGAGGCTGGATGGGAGAGCGATCCCGCCTACGAGACGTTCGAACTGGGGAGTTACGTCGGGGGCAAAGTCCGTGCCAACGGCGAACTGTACGGCACGTTCTGTTTTGCGTCGAGCGAACCACGCGAGACGCCGATCACGGACGCCGAGCAGACGCTCGTCCGGTTGATGAGCGAGTGGGTGAGCTACGAACTCGAAACCGGCCTGGTCACGACCGAACTCGAACGCCAGAACGAACGCCTTGATGAGTTCGCCAGCGTCCTCGCCCACGACCTCCGGAACCCGCTGAACGTGGCGACGGGTCGCGTCGAGATACTCCGGGACGAATCCGAGAACGAACACCTCGAAACGGTCTCCGACGCGCTCGATCGGATGGACACGCTCATCGACGACGTCCTGACGCTCGCCGAGGGCGGCCGGACGGTTACCGACACCACAGCCGTCGAGCTATCGGTTATCGCCGCCGAATCCTGGGAGACCGTCGAGACCGACCGGGCGACACTCCAGACGGAGGGGAACGTGACGCTGCAGGCAGACAGAAGCCGCTTTCGACAACTGCTGGAGAACCTGTTTCGCAATGCGATCGACCACGTCGGCGAGGACGTCACGGTCACTGTCGGCGCGCTCGAGAACGGCTTCTTCGTCGCGGACGACGGGCCGGGAATACCATCCGAGCAGCGGGGTCAGGTCTTCGAGAGTGGCTATACGACCGCCGAGGACGGGACCGGCTTCGGGCTGGCGATCGTCCGGGAGATCGCCCAGGCACACGACTGGACGGTCTCCGTCACCGAGGGCGACGACGGCGGCGCTCGCTTCGAGATCATGACCGGGTCCTGA
- a CDS encoding mechanosensitive ion channel family protein: MIPLQVLVELGIDQGTIVGIVGVVVAAYLASRLVGYGLIAIAERSPTRRISIKMVVPIARFLIYGIAAFLVLGPLLQLSTSQLLAVSGLLGAALGFGLKDLFAGMIGGLVLITERPYQVGDKVTIDGDYGEVTDIGLRATTVVTPDDTAVRVPNATLFTANVSNANTGSPEMMVVIELSVTSKADVQRASAIVEEAMVTSKYVYVDDDHPFAVIIEDESYYRTIRGKAYVADLRDEFAFASDVTERSMAAFASEGIEMPETSVRISEHR, encoded by the coding sequence ATGATTCCACTGCAGGTGCTGGTGGAACTGGGGATCGACCAGGGGACGATCGTGGGGATCGTGGGTGTGGTCGTGGCCGCGTATCTGGCCAGTCGCCTCGTCGGGTATGGGCTTATCGCTATCGCCGAGCGGAGCCCCACCCGGCGGATCAGTATCAAGATGGTGGTTCCCATCGCGCGGTTTCTCATCTACGGGATCGCAGCGTTTCTCGTTCTGGGGCCGTTGCTCCAACTGTCAACGTCACAGTTGCTCGCGGTATCGGGACTGCTCGGGGCGGCCCTGGGGTTCGGCCTCAAGGACCTCTTTGCTGGGATGATCGGCGGGCTGGTACTCATCACCGAGCGTCCGTACCAGGTCGGGGACAAAGTCACCATCGACGGGGACTACGGCGAAGTGACCGACATCGGTCTCCGGGCGACGACGGTGGTGACGCCCGACGACACCGCCGTCAGGGTGCCAAACGCCACGCTGTTCACCGCAAACGTCTCGAATGCCAACACCGGCAGCCCCGAAATGATGGTCGTTATCGAGCTTTCGGTCACATCCAAGGCCGACGTCCAGCGAGCGAGTGCGATCGTCGAGGAGGCCATGGTGACCTCGAAGTACGTCTACGTCGACGATGACCATCCGTTCGCGGTGATCATCGAAGACGAGTCCTACTATCGGACAATCCGCGGCAAGGCCTACGTGGCCGACCTGCGAGACGAGTTCGCGTTCGCTTCGGACGTGACAGAGCGTTCGATGGCCGCCTTCGCCAGCGAAGGGATCGAAATGCCCGAGACGTCCGTTCGCATTTCCGAGCACCGCTGA
- a CDS encoding universal stress protein, with protein MKAVYATDLSAASEATIANETCLECLDRIGVEEFHLVTVVPSNVHSGMPGMDFEKRRKTALDRYRRAFEDAGFGVETHVVRGTPHRRINGIAESIGANLSIVGSRGSSPLENRFIGSTARNLARTSVTPLLVNRIQRATDDPDVLEEHLFQRMLYATDFSDNAGEAFKAFSYLRHATEEATLVHVRTPADPDTDEDPHDQLDELAGRLAGWDIETRIDVREGDPVEEILAAESDHNPSTTLVGSRGHSRLRRLLLGSVSEDIVAKADGNVMLVPPKRVA; from the coding sequence ATGAAGGCCGTCTACGCGACAGATCTCTCGGCAGCGAGCGAAGCGACGATCGCCAACGAGACGTGTCTCGAGTGTCTGGACAGGATCGGCGTCGAGGAGTTTCACCTCGTGACAGTCGTCCCGTCGAACGTCCACTCCGGGATGCCAGGGATGGACTTCGAGAAGCGCCGCAAGACAGCGTTAGATCGCTATCGAAGGGCCTTCGAGGACGCCGGATTCGGGGTCGAAACCCACGTCGTGCGCGGGACACCGCATCGTCGCATCAACGGGATCGCCGAGTCGATCGGCGCGAACCTCTCGATCGTCGGATCACGGGGGTCGAGTCCGCTGGAGAACCGCTTTATCGGCTCGACGGCCCGGAACCTCGCGCGTACGTCCGTGACGCCGCTGCTGGTCAACCGGATCCAGCGAGCGACTGACGATCCTGACGTACTGGAGGAACACCTTTTCCAGCGGATGCTCTACGCGACGGACTTCTCTGATAACGCCGGGGAGGCCTTCAAGGCGTTTTCGTACCTCCGGCACGCGACCGAAGAAGCGACGCTGGTCCACGTTCGGACACCCGCCGATCCGGACACGGACGAGGACCCTCACGATCAGCTCGACGAGCTGGCTGGCCGACTCGCGGGGTGGGACATCGAAACACGGATCGACGTGCGAGAGGGTGATCCCGTCGAGGAAATCCTCGCCGCCGAGTCCGATCACAACCCGAGCACGACGCTGGTCGGTTCGCGGGGCCACAGCCGGCTGCGACGGCTGCTGCTGGGGAGCGTTTCCGAGGACATCGTTGCGAAGGCCGACGGTAACGTGATGCTCGTTCCGCCGAAGCGGGTGGCCTGA
- a CDS encoding DUF7512 family protein, producing MIGLGSQAQILGAAAPVGAVLLEAVVLYLGYGALSNVLAEPLVERIRTL from the coding sequence ATGATCGGACTCGGATCGCAGGCCCAGATTCTCGGGGCGGCCGCACCCGTGGGCGCGGTGTTGCTCGAGGCGGTCGTCCTCTATCTGGGATACGGTGCACTCTCGAACGTACTCGCCGAACCACTCGTCGAACGCATTCGCACTCTCTGA
- a CDS encoding sulfite exporter TauE/SafE family protein, which yields MELFGLAASMLLLFVGFGFMVGVLFGFFGMGGSFLVTPALMIMGFETTTAVGSGMAFVFGTAVIATLKHRDLGQVDYKLGGLMIVGTTAGIEVGRIGLYFLQDRGLAGLIVGVTYVVLLGGVGLFVTRNALTDDREESDVDHHDANAEIDPDDIPDIAKKIQSYTIPPMMTIGGGIKVSLWMVLGVAFATGLLSGFLGVGGGFIRMPAMFYLIGVPVPIAVGTDLFEIVFSGGLGSFLYGLEGAVDLSIVVPLLAGSALGARIGSTATSLVEESEIKIYFGLMLLGGSIAVALRQLGNAYGINELKLISFVLIMLSALAVGSAVIYSAVSAIREEGESTDVVPAD from the coding sequence ATGGAACTGTTCGGACTCGCCGCGAGCATGCTACTGCTGTTCGTCGGTTTCGGCTTCATGGTCGGTGTGCTGTTCGGGTTCTTCGGGATGGGCGGGTCGTTCCTTGTGACGCCCGCGCTGATGATCATGGGCTTTGAGACGACCACAGCCGTCGGGAGCGGGATGGCGTTTGTCTTCGGGACGGCGGTGATCGCGACGCTGAAGCACCGTGATCTCGGCCAGGTCGACTACAAGCTGGGGGGGCTGATGATCGTCGGGACGACCGCTGGCATCGAAGTCGGACGGATCGGACTCTATTTCCTCCAGGACCGGGGGTTGGCCGGCCTGATCGTCGGCGTCACGTACGTCGTTTTGCTCGGCGGCGTCGGCCTGTTCGTCACCCGGAACGCGCTCACGGACGACCGCGAGGAGAGCGATGTCGACCACCACGATGCCAACGCAGAGATCGACCCCGACGATATCCCGGACATCGCGAAGAAGATCCAATCCTACACGATTCCGCCGATGATGACGATCGGCGGCGGCATCAAGGTCTCATTGTGGATGGTGCTCGGCGTCGCCTTCGCGACGGGACTGCTCTCCGGGTTTCTCGGCGTCGGCGGCGGGTTCATCCGGATGCCCGCGATGTTCTATCTGATCGGCGTGCCCGTCCCGATCGCCGTGGGGACCGACCTCTTCGAGATCGTTTTCTCGGGCGGTCTCGGCTCGTTCCTCTACGGATTGGAAGGGGCTGTCGACCTCTCGATCGTCGTGCCTTTGCTCGCCGGGAGCGCACTCGGCGCCCGGATCGGCTCGACGGCGACCAGTCTGGTCGAGGAAAGCGAGATCAAGATCTACTTCGGGCTGATGTTGCTTGGAGGATCGATAGCAGTCGCACTGCGACAACTCGGCAACGCATACGGAATCAACGAACTCAAGCTCATCAGCTTCGTCCTGATCATGCTCTCGGCCCTGGCTGTCGGAAGCGCCGTCATCTACAGTGCCGTCAGCGCGATCCGTGAAGAGGGGGAGTCGACTGACGTCGTCCCGGCGGACTGA
- a CDS encoding cryptochrome/photolyase family protein has protein sequence MTVWVLGDQLTTHHGPVEDRPEESILLIEAHSFAKRLPYHPQKLVLVFSAMRHFRDKLRESGREVRYYQAETFGDGLDMHFEEYPDDELTLMRPAGGGTDRLEGMVEDRGGSLNVVENTLFCCSNEQFDDWAADRTGDGYRHEDFYRFMRRETGYLMDGDEPVGGEWNYDDQNRETPPDDWTPPDTPEFDPDATTREVRQWVTDRFDGSYHDAPYGGSWADPEPFRWPVTRDQALVGLEDFCQNRLAEFGPYQDAMGRDSWAMSHSLLSSSLNLGLLHPHEVIEQAIERYERGEAPLNSVEGFVRQVLGWREFMRHVYRREQDTFAGANQLDATEPLPELFWTGETDMACLAGVIDGVRRRGYSHHIERLMVLSNFATTFGIDPQAINRWFHAAYVDAFHWVTTPNVVGMGTFASDALSTKPYAASSNYVDRMSDYCGSCPYYKTKTTGENACPLNALYWDFLGRNEDRLRSNHRMGLVYSHWDDKDETEREAITDRAAAIRQAARDGEL, from the coding sequence GTGACGGTCTGGGTGCTGGGTGACCAGCTCACGACCCACCACGGGCCTGTTGAGGATCGTCCGGAAGAGTCGATTCTGCTGATCGAGGCCCACTCGTTCGCCAAGCGCTTGCCCTACCATCCCCAGAAGCTCGTTTTGGTGTTCAGCGCCATGCGTCACTTCCGAGACAAACTCCGCGAGAGCGGTCGCGAAGTACGGTATTACCAGGCAGAGACCTTCGGTGACGGGCTTGACATGCACTTCGAAGAGTATCCCGACGACGAATTGACTCTCATGCGTCCAGCCGGGGGTGGAACCGATCGTCTCGAAGGGATGGTCGAAGATCGTGGAGGCTCGCTGAACGTCGTCGAAAACACGCTCTTTTGCTGTTCGAACGAGCAGTTCGACGACTGGGCAGCCGACAGGACCGGCGATGGCTACCGCCACGAGGATTTCTACCGGTTCATGCGTCGAGAGACGGGCTATCTGATGGACGGCGACGAACCGGTCGGCGGCGAGTGGAATTACGACGACCAGAACCGCGAGACGCCACCCGACGACTGGACGCCGCCCGATACACCCGAATTCGATCCCGACGCGACCACTCGCGAAGTACGCCAGTGGGTGACCGATCGGTTCGACGGCAGCTACCACGACGCGCCCTACGGCGGGTCCTGGGCCGATCCGGAACCGTTTCGGTGGCCCGTCACCCGCGATCAGGCACTTGTGGGACTCGAGGACTTCTGTCAGAACCGCCTCGCGGAGTTCGGTCCGTATCAGGATGCAATGGGGCGTGATTCATGGGCGATGAGTCACTCACTGCTGTCGAGCAGCCTGAATCTCGGGTTGCTCCATCCCCACGAGGTCATCGAGCAGGCGATCGAGCGCTACGAGCGGGGCGAGGCGCCGCTCAACAGCGTCGAGGGGTTCGTCCGGCAAGTGTTGGGCTGGCGGGAATTCATGCGTCACGTCTATCGTCGAGAGCAGGACACCTTCGCCGGGGCAAACCAGCTGGACGCGACCGAACCGCTCCCCGAGTTATTCTGGACCGGCGAGACCGACATGGCGTGTCTCGCGGGCGTGATCGACGGCGTTCGACGACGGGGTTACTCCCATCACATCGAGCGGCTGATGGTGCTCTCGAACTTCGCAACCACGTTCGGGATCGATCCGCAAGCTATCAACCGCTGGTTCCACGCCGCCTACGTCGACGCGTTCCACTGGGTGACGACGCCGAACGTCGTCGGGATGGGAACGTTTGCCAGCGATGCCCTCTCGACGAAACCCTACGCGGCTTCGAGTAACTACGTCGATCGGATGAGCGACTACTGTGGGTCCTGCCCGTACTACAAGACGAAGACGACCGGCGAGAACGCCTGTCCGTTGAACGCACTGTACTGGGACTTTCTGGGGCGCAACGAGGATCGACTCCGGTCGAACCACCGGATGGGACTGGTTTACAGCCACTGGGACGACAAAGACGAAACAGAGCGAGAGGCGATCACCGATCGAGCGGCGGCGATTCGACAGGCGGCGCGCGACGGCGAACTGTGA
- a CDS encoding Sec-independent protein translocase subunit TatA/TatB yields MIDGLILQLGGIPGGPEVLLILLLAVLLFGANKIPKLARSTGQAMGEFQKGRQQVEEELEEMQGGDDSPAEPNTASEGTTTTRTADSSSESTETNTTSE; encoded by the coding sequence ATGATCGATGGATTGATCCTGCAACTCGGTGGCATCCCGGGCGGGCCCGAAGTACTGCTGATCCTACTGTTGGCAGTGCTCCTGTTCGGCGCGAACAAGATCCCCAAACTCGCCCGATCGACGGGTCAGGCGATGGGCGAGTTCCAGAAAGGACGCCAGCAGGTCGAGGAGGAACTCGAAGAGATGCAAGGTGGAGACGACTCTCCGGCAGAGCCCAACACGGCGAGCGAGGGGACGACCACGACGAGAACCGCGGACTCTTCCAGTGAGTCCACCGAAACGAACACGACCTCGGAATAA
- a CDS encoding redoxin domain-containing protein — MVTEGDTAPDFTAPLANGDVDSFTLTENLDDAPLVLAFFPGAFTSVCSHEMTAFRDRIEEVEDTGATLYGISVDSPFALNEFRDKLELPFGLISDAEKEIVEKYDLTMDFGELGVYDVAKRSVFVVDEDGEVTYAWVSDDPGVEPDYDEVIEAATDAA; from the coding sequence ATGGTTACCGAAGGCGACACAGCCCCCGATTTCACCGCACCGCTCGCGAACGGCGACGTCGATTCGTTCACACTCACGGAAAATCTCGACGATGCACCGCTCGTGCTGGCGTTCTTCCCGGGCGCGTTTACCAGTGTCTGCAGCCACGAGATGACTGCGTTCCGCGACCGGATCGAAGAGGTCGAGGACACCGGCGCGACGCTATACGGGATCAGCGTCGACTCGCCGTTCGCACTCAACGAGTTCCGCGACAAGCTCGAACTCCCGTTCGGCCTGATCAGTGACGCCGAGAAGGAGATCGTCGAGAAGTACGATCTGACGATGGACTTCGGCGAACTCGGCGTCTACGACGTCGCCAAGCGCTCGGTGTTCGTCGTCGACGAGGACGGCGAGGTCACGTACGCGTGGGTTAGCGACGATCCCGGCGTCGAACCGGACTACGACGAAGTAATCGAGGCCGCCACCGACGCAGCCTGA
- a CDS encoding HD domain-containing protein, whose protein sequence is MSDTTDVGTGDEGKTEGRIYDPDAEHAFPDERLNEVLEYLEDDPEIQAYLTAQNVNPVTRKQYNDHGTKHVEIVRNRALCLYDLLKQGSVTFNGAREQDLGEADEPVIIALAATLHDIGHVVHRDNHPYYSIPLAADLLDRILPELSFYDVAETVRLKAEVLHAILCHHTEEEPLTLEAGVVRVADALDMESGRSRFPYEQGGRGINTVSSQSIEAVNLRPGEDVPVLVEIGMTNAAGVYQVDNLLKAKLHDSGLEAYLRIVAINTREDADRIVERIEL, encoded by the coding sequence ATGAGTGATACGACAGACGTGGGCACGGGTGACGAAGGCAAAACCGAAGGACGGATTTACGATCCCGACGCCGAACACGCGTTCCCGGACGAACGACTCAACGAAGTCTTGGAGTACCTCGAGGACGACCCGGAGATCCAGGCGTACCTCACTGCCCAGAACGTCAACCCGGTGACGCGCAAACAGTACAACGACCACGGCACGAAACACGTCGAGATCGTCCGCAATCGGGCGCTGTGTCTGTACGACCTGCTGAAACAGGGTAGTGTCACATTCAACGGTGCGCGAGAACAGGATCTCGGGGAAGCTGACGAACCCGTCATTATCGCGTTAGCAGCCACGTTACACGATATCGGCCATGTCGTCCACCGTGACAACCACCCCTATTACTCGATCCCACTGGCCGCGGATCTGCTCGATCGGATCCTCCCCGAATTGTCTTTCTACGACGTGGCCGAGACAGTCCGCCTCAAAGCCGAAGTTCTCCACGCAATCCTCTGTCACCACACCGAGGAGGAACCCCTGACGCTGGAGGCCGGTGTCGTTCGCGTTGCCGACGCCCTCGACATGGAGAGTGGCCGATCGCGGTTCCCATACGAACAGGGCGGGCGCGGGATCAACACTGTGTCAAGTCAGTCTATCGAGGCAGTGAACCTCCGGCCAGGCGAGGATGTTCCGGTCCTCGTCGAGATCGGAATGACCAACGCGGCCGGCGTCTACCAGGTTGACAACCTCTTGAAGGCGAAGCTTCACGACTCGGGACTGGAAGCGTATCTTCGGATCGTCGCGATAAACACTCGCGAGGATGCGGATCGAATCGTCGAGCGAATCGAACTGTGA
- a CDS encoding DUF5786 family protein — MGFGSYDESEQGNQANGADIDDSESVDVDATDHDGEVNFESNASQDELLDKLQDMKD; from the coding sequence ATGGGCTTTGGTAGCTACGATGAATCCGAACAGGGGAACCAGGCCAACGGGGCAGACATCGACGACAGCGAGAGCGTCGATGTAGACGCGACCGACCACGACGGCGAGGTCAACTTCGAGTCCAACGCGTCCCAAGACGAACTTCTGGACAAACTCCAGGACATGAAGGACTGA
- the surE gene encoding 5'/3'-nucleotidase SurE — MDEEPRILLTNDDGIDSVGLGALYEALSAVGEVTAVAPADDRSAVGRSISTNVEVSEHELGYAIDGTPADCVVAGLEVLVPETDIVVAGCNDGANLGAYVLGRSGTVSAAVEATFFDVPAIAVSMYVPVRDDEKWEPLTEDPASYANATRVARYLVEHAPDAGVFEQADYLNVNAPLAENGVATAPVEITEPSDVYEMGAIREGEEIELHDRIWEWMADGTIPDPDGTDRRAVFEGRVSVSPLTAPHTTEHHETLDVLADKYETE; from the coding sequence ATGGACGAGGAGCCGAGGATTCTGTTGACCAACGACGACGGGATCGACAGCGTCGGCCTGGGTGCGCTCTATGAGGCACTCTCGGCCGTCGGCGAAGTGACGGCTGTCGCGCCGGCCGACGATCGGAGTGCAGTCGGACGATCGATCTCAACCAACGTCGAGGTGAGCGAACACGAACTGGGGTATGCAATCGACGGGACACCGGCCGACTGCGTCGTCGCCGGCCTGGAGGTACTCGTCCCCGAGACAGACATCGTCGTGGCAGGTTGCAACGACGGCGCCAATCTCGGGGCGTACGTCCTCGGGCGGTCTGGCACAGTCAGTGCGGCAGTCGAGGCAACATTCTTCGACGTCCCTGCCATCGCCGTCTCGATGTACGTCCCTGTTCGGGACGACGAGAAGTGGGAGCCACTGACCGAGGATCCGGCCTCCTACGCCAACGCGACTCGCGTGGCCCGCTATCTGGTCGAGCACGCTCCTGATGCCGGCGTCTTCGAACAAGCCGACTACCTCAACGTCAACGCGCCACTCGCCGAAAACGGCGTGGCGACGGCCCCTGTGGAGATCACAGAACCGTCTGACGTCTACGAGATGGGCGCTATCCGCGAGGGCGAAGAGATCGAACTCCACGATCGTATCTGGGAGTGGATGGCCGACGGGACCATTCCCGACCCGGATGGAACAGACCGGCGAGCCGTCTTCGAGGGGCGGGTAAGCGTCTCGCCGCTGACTGCACCGCACACGACCGAACACCACGAAACGCTCGATGTACTCGCGGACAAATACGAAACAGAGTAG